Proteins from one Bacilli bacterium genomic window:
- a CDS encoding Stp1/IreP family PP2C-type Ser/Thr phosphatase, which produces MKTASKSDTGLVRLVNEDRAVVQHDLHGFTLAIVADGMGGHQAGDIASQLAIETVQSELQHIDSGLGLSACAAELAAAVRTANRKVFDLASSEDLYQGMGTTIVAALATSEIIIVAHIGDSRAYLFSADQVTQLTEDHSLVNELVKSGQISPEEANSHPRKNVLTRALGTEENVEVEISQHKWKKGDIVLMCSDGLSNLVDEETIKSAVYAEADLEQKASRLVASALEAGGDDNITVVLLENDESGRNGEG; this is translated from the coding sequence ATGAAAACAGCCAGCAAGTCGGATACCGGATTGGTTCGATTGGTTAACGAAGACCGCGCCGTTGTGCAGCACGATTTGCACGGCTTTACATTGGCAATCGTCGCCGACGGCATGGGCGGGCATCAGGCGGGCGATATCGCGAGCCAACTGGCCATTGAAACCGTGCAATCGGAACTGCAGCATATCGACAGCGGTTTGGGACTGTCCGCGTGTGCCGCGGAGCTTGCCGCGGCGGTGCGTACGGCGAACCGGAAAGTGTTCGACCTTGCGTCCAGCGAGGATTTGTATCAAGGCATGGGGACAACGATCGTGGCGGCGCTCGCGACTAGCGAGATCATCATTGTCGCGCATATCGGCGACAGCCGCGCTTACTTGTTTTCCGCCGATCAGGTGACGCAGCTGACCGAGGACCATTCGCTGGTCAACGAATTGGTCAAATCCGGGCAAATTTCCCCGGAGGAGGCCAACTCGCATCCGCGCAAAAACGTGTTGACGCGCGCGCTGGGAACGGAAGAAAATGTGGAAGTGGAAATCTCGCAGCACAAATGGAAAAAAGGCGATATCGTCCTCATGTGCAGTGACGGACTCAGCAATTTGGTTGATGAAGAAACGATTAAATCCGCCGTATATGCCGAAGCAGACCTTGAGCAAAAAGCGAGCCGGCTGGTGGCAAGCGCTTTGGAAGCCGGCGGGGACGATAATATTACGGTCGTGTTGTTGGAAAACGACGAGAGCGGCCGCAATGGGGAGGGATAA
- the rsmB gene encoding 16S rRNA (cytosine(967)-C(5))-methyltransferase RsmB: protein MTNRHPSSAREVALQVLVKVDRDLAYSNLLLHQAIAGQNLARIDAALVTELVYGTIQRQNTLDFYLSRFLRQGADKLELWVRVLLRLSLFQILYLDRIPPHAAVNEAVNIAKSRGHRGVAGLVNGVLRSLLREKSSLRIPQNLPADERLSLIHSHPLWLIRRWIAQYGMARTEAICAANNVPPRTSLRANALQIKREKLREKLTAAGYAAVLSEVSPDGIVVSGGGNPAQTELFRQGYFSIQDESSMLVARAVDPQPGMTVLDCCAAPGGKTTHLAERMRNVGTIWANDLHIHKKQLIEAQADRLRLSIIRATVGDAARLGERFAPHTFDRVLLDAPCSGLGVIRRKPEMKWRKTDADIEGLTKIQLSLLKAAAPLVKPGGILVYSTCTTVPAENEEMVRTFLAEAPEFAEDDELPRLMPADVWNKAGFGAGMLKITPDLWQTDGFFIARLRKQTG, encoded by the coding sequence GTGACCAACCGACATCCGTCATCCGCTCGCGAGGTTGCGTTGCAGGTGCTGGTCAAGGTGGACCGGGACCTTGCTTACAGCAACCTTTTATTGCATCAGGCGATTGCAGGGCAAAACCTCGCGCGCATCGACGCGGCGCTTGTGACCGAGCTTGTGTACGGCACGATCCAGCGGCAGAATACGCTTGATTTTTATCTGTCCCGTTTTTTGCGCCAAGGGGCGGATAAATTGGAATTGTGGGTGCGCGTCTTGCTGCGGTTAAGTTTGTTCCAAATTCTGTATCTGGATCGCATTCCGCCTCATGCGGCGGTCAATGAAGCGGTGAATATCGCCAAAAGTAGAGGGCATAGGGGCGTAGCGGGGCTTGTCAACGGCGTGCTGCGTTCGCTGCTGCGGGAAAAATCTTCGTTGCGGATTCCGCAAAACCTTCCTGCGGATGAGCGGTTGTCGCTTATTCATTCCCATCCGTTATGGCTAATCCGCCGCTGGATCGCCCAATACGGAATGGCGCGGACGGAAGCGATTTGCGCGGCAAACAATGTGCCGCCGCGGACAAGCTTGCGGGCCAATGCGCTGCAAATTAAGCGGGAAAAGTTGCGCGAGAAACTTACGGCGGCAGGCTACGCCGCCGTTTTATCGGAAGTGTCGCCGGACGGGATCGTTGTTTCCGGCGGGGGGAATCCGGCGCAAACGGAGTTGTTTCGGCAAGGTTACTTTTCGATTCAGGATGAAAGTTCCATGCTGGTGGCGCGCGCTGTCGACCCGCAACCGGGCATGACGGTGCTGGATTGCTGCGCCGCTCCCGGCGGCAAAACGACCCATCTTGCCGAACGGATGCGCAATGTCGGAACAATCTGGGCGAACGATTTGCACATACATAAAAAGCAATTGATCGAAGCGCAGGCCGATCGCTTGCGTTTATCCATCATACGCGCCACGGTAGGGGATGCCGCGCGTTTGGGCGAACGGTTTGCCCCGCACACATTTGACCGCGTGTTGCTGGATGCGCCTTGCTCGGGCCTCGGGGTTATTCGCCGCAAACCGGAAATGAAATGGCGCAAGACGGATGCGGATATCGAGGGTCTTACAAAAATTCAGCTTTCCCTCCTGAAAGCCGCGGCGCCGCTTGTAAAGCCCGGCGGAATTCTCGTTTACAGCACGTGCACGACCGTACCGGCTGAAAATGAAGAAATGGTGCGTACTTTTTTAGCGGAAGCGCCCGAGTTTGCCGAGGACGACGAATTGCCGCGGCTGATGCCTGCCGATGTATGGAACAAAGCCGGATTCGGCGCCGGGATGCTAAAGATCACGCCGGATTTATGGCAAACCGACGGTTTTTTTATCGCGCGGCTGCGCAAACAAACCGGCTGA
- the fmt gene encoding methionyl-tRNA formyltransferase, whose protein sequence is MGTPDFAVPCLRVLIASNHQVIAVVTQPDREKGRKRIVTPPPVKVEAIAHGIPVLQPAKLRAPEAVNEIAQLKPDLIVTAAYGQILPKRILELPAYGCINVHASLLPKYRGGAPIHHAVMNGETLTGVTIMYMAEGLDTGDMISQIAVPIDIADTTGTLHDKLSHAGARLLEKTLPDVFANSVMRVPQKDSEATYAPNIRREDEWIDWHKPDRHIYNQVRGLNPWPVAYTTLQGAIMKVWKCRIDQTPNQRNDALPGTVLAVTREGIVVACGEGCVVLTEIQPAGKKIMPAAEFCRGAHIHAGMRLGVERL, encoded by the coding sequence ATGGGCACGCCGGATTTTGCCGTACCTTGTTTGCGCGTGCTAATTGCTTCAAACCATCAGGTGATCGCCGTCGTGACGCAGCCGGATAGGGAAAAAGGACGCAAACGCATCGTAACGCCGCCTCCCGTAAAGGTCGAGGCTATTGCGCACGGCATTCCCGTCCTGCAGCCCGCTAAGCTGCGCGCGCCGGAAGCGGTGAACGAGATCGCGCAACTCAAGCCTGATTTGATTGTCACCGCCGCCTATGGACAGATATTGCCGAAGCGCATTTTGGAATTGCCGGCCTACGGCTGCATCAATGTGCATGCTTCGCTGTTGCCGAAATATCGGGGCGGAGCGCCGATCCATCATGCGGTCATGAACGGGGAAACATTAACCGGCGTAACCATTATGTATATGGCGGAGGGGCTTGATACCGGCGATATGATCAGCCAAATTGCCGTGCCGATCGATATCGCGGATACGACCGGAACGCTGCATGACAAGCTGTCTCACGCGGGAGCCAGGCTTTTGGAAAAGACGCTGCCGGACGTGTTCGCGAATTCGGTTATGCGCGTTCCGCAAAAGGACAGCGAAGCAACGTATGCGCCCAATATCCGCCGGGAAGACGAATGGATCGATTGGCACAAACCGGATCGGCACATCTACAATCAGGTCAGAGGGTTGAACCCGTGGCCGGTGGCGTACACGACGCTGCAAGGCGCAATTATGAAAGTGTGGAAATGCCGCATTGATCAGACGCCAAATCAGCGTAACGATGCCCTCCCGGGAACGGTGCTTGCCGTTACGCGCGAAGGAATTGTCGTGGCCTGCGGCGAGGGATGCGTCGTATTGACGGAAATCCAGCCTGCGGGAAAAAAGATCATGCCGGCGGCCGAATTTTGCCGCGGCGCGCACATTCATGCAGGGATGCGGTTGGGAGTGGAGCGATTGTGA
- the rlmN gene encoding 23S rRNA (adenine(2503)-C(2))-methyltransferase RlmN, translated as MKPFIYDLPPDALKQWIKRAGEPSFRAEQIFDWLYVKRVSHFSAMTNLPKALRARLDEHFQFVALTEITRFTSRDGTVKFLFNLHDNHAIETVIMRHDYGNSVCVTTQVGCRMGCTFCASTLGGLKRDLTPGEIVAQVVQAQRMLDATGERVSNVVVMGIGEPFENYDATMTFIRIITHAQGLNIGQRHITVSTSGIVPNIYRFADEGLQVSLAISLHAPNDELRSRLMPVNRRFHFADLLAACKYYGEKTGRRISFEYALIGGVNDRPEHAEELAQVLNSLHIPCHVNLIPVNYVPERNYVRTPRNQIFDFHRILEKHNINATIRREQGADIEAACGQLRAKHMQSSTR; from the coding sequence ATGAAACCGTTCATCTACGATTTGCCTCCGGATGCGCTCAAACAATGGATCAAAAGGGCGGGTGAACCGTCTTTTCGCGCTGAGCAAATATTTGATTGGTTGTATGTGAAGCGGGTTTCCCATTTTTCCGCGATGACCAATTTGCCGAAGGCGCTTCGCGCAAGGCTGGACGAACATTTTCAATTTGTCGCGCTGACGGAGATTACCCGGTTTACATCCAGGGACGGAACGGTCAAATTTTTATTCAATCTTCACGACAATCATGCGATTGAAACGGTGATCATGCGCCATGACTACGGCAACAGCGTTTGCGTTACGACGCAGGTTGGCTGCCGCATGGGCTGTACGTTCTGCGCCTCTACGCTGGGAGGGTTAAAGCGCGATCTTACGCCCGGCGAAATCGTCGCGCAAGTCGTGCAGGCACAGCGCATGCTGGATGCGACGGGCGAGCGGGTGAGCAACGTCGTGGTGATGGGAATCGGCGAACCGTTTGAAAATTACGACGCAACCATGACGTTTATCCGCATCATCACCCACGCACAAGGCCTGAATATCGGGCAGCGCCATATTACCGTGTCGACAAGCGGCATCGTGCCGAATATATACCGTTTCGCCGACGAGGGCCTGCAAGTAAGCCTGGCGATTTCGCTCCACGCTCCCAACGATGAACTGCGTTCCAGGCTGATGCCGGTCAACCGCCGCTTTCATTTTGCCGATCTGTTGGCCGCCTGCAAGTATTATGGCGAAAAGACGGGACGCCGAATCTCGTTCGAATACGCGCTGATCGGCGGCGTTAATGATCGCCCGGAACATGCGGAAGAGCTGGCGCAAGTGTTGAACAGTCTCCATATTCCTTGTCATGTCAACCTGATTCCGGTCAATTATGTGCCGGAACGAAATTATGTGCGTACGCCCCGCAACCAAATATTCGATTTCCACCGCATTTTGGAAAAACACAACATCAACGCGACGATTCGCCGCGAGCAAGGCGCGGACATTGAAGCGGCGTGCGGCCAACTGCGGGCGAAACATATGCAGTCCAGTACGAGGTGA